In the genome of Paenibacillus pabuli, one region contains:
- a CDS encoding DUF420 domain-containing protein, with the protein MGKQDKGDPNIQSNQIAPTSNKNFAGLIITISILANVIILLLFFAPSIGYKGDVAFDITILPRFNAVFNSFTFIFLLAALIAIIKRNVKLHKRFILAAFSTTLLFLVTYLSFHYLSPETSKYGGEGIIRSIYFFILISHSILAAIIVPLALFTLVWGWTNQLKKHRKIARWTMPIWLYVSSTGVVVYLMMAPYY; encoded by the coding sequence TTGGGCAAACAAGACAAAGGGGACCCGAACATTCAATCCAATCAGATTGCCCCGACCAGTAATAAAAATTTCGCAGGTCTCATTATTACCATTTCCATTCTCGCCAACGTCATTATTTTATTGTTGTTCTTTGCACCGTCGATCGGATACAAAGGCGATGTGGCCTTTGACATTACAATCTTGCCGCGATTTAACGCCGTTTTCAACAGCTTCACCTTTATCTTTCTGCTGGCAGCCTTGATTGCCATTATCAAGCGGAATGTGAAATTGCATAAACGGTTTATCCTTGCTGCTTTCTCGACGACCCTTTTATTTCTTGTTACGTATCTTTCGTTCCACTATCTGTCTCCGGAAACGTCGAAATACGGCGGAGAAGGCATCATTCGTTCCATTTACTTCTTTATTCTGATCTCCCACAGCATACTGGCAGCCATTATTGTGCCGCTTGCTCTGTTCACTCTGGTATGGGGCTGGACGAATCAATTGAAGAAACACCGTAAAATTGCTCGCTGGACGATGCCGATCTGGCTCTACGTGAGTTCAACAGGTGTAGTTGTATACCTGATGATGGCGCCTTATTATTAA
- a CDS encoding OsmC family protein, which produces MNVTTVWKGKRAFTSEGPSGYAVGMDATAAYGGDSKGATPMELLLAGLGGCMGIDITMILDAFLDKITGIEIEAQGTRSEGMPKGFTAIDLIFKVDGDIPDYRIWKAIQMAEEKYCAVSASLSADIHPKLILNGVETPRP; this is translated from the coding sequence ATGAATGTAACAACGGTATGGAAAGGCAAACGCGCGTTTACTTCCGAAGGACCCTCTGGCTACGCGGTCGGCATGGATGCCACAGCTGCCTATGGTGGTGACAGCAAGGGTGCTACCCCGATGGAACTGTTACTGGCCGGTCTCGGAGGTTGTATGGGGATCGATATCACGATGATTCTGGACGCTTTCCTGGACAAAATTACTGGCATTGAGATTGAAGCACAAGGTACACGCAGTGAAGGTATGCCGAAAGGTTTTACTGCTATTGACCTGATCTTCAAGGTGGACGGTGATATCCCGGATTACCGGATTTGGAAAGCGATCCAAATGGCTGAAGAGAAGTATTGTGCAGTTTCTGCTTCACTTAGCGCAGATATTCATCCCAAACTGATTCTGAATGGGGTAGAAACTCCGCGTCCATAA
- a CDS encoding aldo/keto reductase: MKKNRLGSSELMVGEIGLGCMSLGTEVKPAVALIHEALDHGVNLLDTADLYDAGLNEEIVGQAIQGRRDQVIVATKVGNRRIPEKEGWSWDPSKAYIKQAVRDSLKRLQTDYIDLYQLHGGTMDDPIEETIEAFEELKQEGLIRYYGISSIRPNVIREYVQRASIVSVMNQYSVADRRAEEEVLPLLEQKGISVIARGPVASGVLADSGTAKADKGYLDYTPEELHIIRDGLSRLVTDNRSMAQTAIRYALAHPAVAAVVPGASSREQLLHNIAASESVPLTAAEINVIRELSPANLYKQHR, translated from the coding sequence ATGAAGAAAAATCGTCTGGGTTCATCCGAACTCATGGTTGGTGAAATTGGATTAGGCTGTATGTCACTTGGAACCGAAGTGAAACCAGCCGTAGCCCTGATCCATGAAGCATTGGATCATGGTGTTAACCTTCTGGATACCGCTGACCTGTACGATGCAGGATTAAACGAGGAAATCGTCGGCCAGGCCATCCAGGGACGCCGGGATCAGGTCATTGTGGCAACCAAGGTTGGCAATCGTCGTATACCGGAAAAAGAAGGCTGGTCATGGGACCCGTCCAAAGCCTATATCAAACAGGCTGTGCGAGACAGCCTGAAACGGCTGCAGACGGATTATATTGATCTGTATCAGCTGCATGGCGGCACAATGGACGATCCAATCGAAGAGACGATCGAAGCCTTTGAGGAATTGAAGCAGGAAGGTCTTATCCGATATTACGGCATATCCTCCATCCGGCCTAACGTGATTCGTGAATATGTGCAAAGGGCTTCCATTGTCAGCGTGATGAATCAATACAGCGTTGCAGATCGTCGGGCCGAAGAAGAAGTGCTGCCTTTATTGGAGCAAAAAGGGATTAGTGTGATCGCTCGTGGACCCGTGGCAAGTGGGGTTCTCGCCGATTCTGGTACTGCCAAGGCAGATAAGGGGTATCTGGATTATACACCGGAGGAGTTGCACATCATACGTGATGGACTGAGCCGTTTGGTAACAGACAATCGCAGCATGGCTCAAACGGCTATTCGTTACGCGCTAGCACATCCGGCTGTTGCTGCTGTTGTGCCAGGCGCCAGTTCGAGAGAGCAGTTGTTGCATAATATCGCAGCTTCGGAATCCGTACCACTTACGGCTGCGGAGATTAACGTAATACGGGAGCTTAGCCCCGCAAATCTGTACAAGCAGCACCGTTAA
- a CDS encoding transcriptional regulator, which yields MNIEFEQAYEEWIHSLLKKETNLRVRSRIENGLEHASLEFLRSVWFPVVRNFNHLHPEWEVQDFHNGYRYLDLAYLPGNGVKGGIEIKGYGPHARDLDVLRFKDLCWRHCLLTLDDWTFLPIAYLSIKEEPKRCQQLVLSFMGKFVATDTPSSFNWLEAECIRYARRLLRPFTPSELATHLRITDQHARRILHNLVIQQVLHVTSGKQRYRTYALRT from the coding sequence ATGAACATTGAATTTGAACAGGCATATGAGGAATGGATACACTCGCTTCTGAAGAAGGAAACTAACTTAAGAGTGCGTTCAAGAATAGAAAATGGACTCGAACATGCTTCTTTGGAATTTCTACGTTCGGTTTGGTTCCCCGTAGTCAGGAACTTCAACCATTTGCATCCAGAATGGGAAGTCCAAGACTTCCATAACGGCTATCGGTATCTTGATCTGGCTTATCTGCCTGGTAATGGTGTAAAGGGAGGTATTGAGATAAAAGGATATGGGCCCCATGCTCGTGATCTTGATGTGCTTCGCTTTAAGGATCTCTGTTGGCGGCATTGTTTGCTGACACTTGATGATTGGACATTTTTGCCGATAGCTTATCTTTCCATCAAGGAAGAACCTAAACGTTGCCAACAGCTTGTGCTTTCTTTTATGGGGAAATTCGTTGCCACGGATACACCGTCATCCTTTAATTGGCTCGAAGCGGAGTGCATACGTTATGCCAGACGCCTCTTGCGTCCTTTTACTCCGTCGGAACTAGCAACCCACCTGCGAATCACAGATCAGCATGCTCGAAGAATTCTGCACAACTTGGTTATTCAACAGGTACTACACGTCACAAGTGGCAAACAAAGATATCGAACATATGCGTTACGAACCTGA
- a CDS encoding TetR/AcrR family transcriptional regulator, producing MARTGRPRIFNRDEALLQAMMLFWEQGFEATSLLQLRAAMGDISAASFYAAFESKEALYKEAVERYMGTFGRVTESFSDITLSPREAIETTLRSTAKMQTDNAHPSGCLIVLSASTCSSKNNHIRDIAAEKRKLTRSRLQACIQRAVDIGELPASTDIPMLTTVFDTFMQGISTQARDGIPFAMLDQAITEIMSIWDLSQHPA from the coding sequence ATGGCAAGAACCGGACGTCCTCGCATTTTCAATCGGGATGAAGCTCTTTTGCAGGCAATGATGCTCTTTTGGGAACAAGGTTTCGAGGCCACCTCTTTGCTTCAGCTTCGAGCGGCCATGGGGGATATTTCAGCAGCCAGCTTCTATGCAGCCTTTGAATCCAAAGAAGCTCTGTATAAAGAAGCGGTAGAACGATATATGGGTACGTTTGGACGCGTTACAGAAAGCTTCTCGGATATTACGCTGTCTCCAAGAGAAGCGATTGAAACAACTTTAAGAAGTACCGCCAAAATGCAAACAGACAACGCACATCCATCCGGCTGTTTAATTGTGCTGTCAGCCAGCACTTGCTCTTCCAAAAACAATCATATTCGTGACATTGCCGCCGAGAAAAGAAAGCTGACTCGCAGCCGTTTGCAGGCGTGCATCCAACGTGCTGTGGACATCGGAGAACTGCCTGCCTCCACTGATATTCCGATGCTGACCACCGTTTTTGATACTTTTATGCAGGGTATTTCTACACAAGCCCGGGATGGCATTCCTTTTGCAATGCTTGATCAGGCTATCACCGAAATCATGAGCATCTGGGACCTTTCTCAACATCCGGCCTGA
- a CDS encoding thioredoxin family protein, producing MERIQSEQQYRDTINSDGLTVIKFDTTWCPDCKNLDRFIGDVIDQHADKTFYALDAEEFLPFAEENGVRGIPSLLVFQNGKKIAHLHSKWAKTPVQISEYLQTLESKV from the coding sequence ATGGAAAGAATTCAAAGTGAACAACAATATCGCGATACAATCAATTCTGACGGACTGACCGTCATTAAATTTGATACAACCTGGTGTCCGGATTGCAAAAACCTGGATCGCTTTATCGGGGATGTTATCGACCAGCATGCGGATAAAACCTTCTATGCCCTGGATGCAGAAGAGTTCCTGCCGTTTGCAGAAGAGAACGGTGTACGCGGTATTCCAAGCCTGCTCGTATTCCAGAACGGCAAGAAAATTGCACATCTGCACAGCAAATGGGCTAAAACGCCTGTTCAAATCTCGGAGTACCTGCAGACTTTGGAGTCCAAAGTATAA
- a CDS encoding amino acid ABC transporter ATP-binding protein: protein MITTTGLTKRFGKNEVLTNIDLHVDAKDIVVLLGPSGSGKSTLLRCLNGLEELSGGKIEVNGVVVDSADSQRIQRARVLEIRRQTGMVFQQFNLYPHKTVLGNVMEGLITVKKIKRDEAAERGRILLGRVGLSDKQDAYPSRLSGGQQQRVAIARALAMEPEVMLFDEPTSALDPELVGEVLSVMKELAQEGMTMLVVTHELKFARNVANKIVFMADGSIVEEASPQAFFEHPTQERTRRFLQQITEF, encoded by the coding sequence GTGATTACAACAACAGGACTAACCAAACGTTTTGGAAAAAATGAAGTTCTCACAAATATAGATTTGCATGTGGATGCGAAAGATATTGTTGTATTGCTCGGACCGAGTGGTTCAGGAAAAAGTACCTTGCTGCGCTGTCTGAACGGTCTGGAAGAGCTCTCTGGCGGGAAGATTGAAGTCAATGGAGTCGTAGTGGACAGTGCTGATTCGCAGCGAATCCAGCGAGCACGGGTGTTAGAAATCCGTCGTCAGACCGGAATGGTATTCCAGCAGTTTAATCTGTATCCGCACAAGACGGTATTGGGCAATGTGATGGAAGGTCTCATTACAGTGAAAAAAATCAAGCGGGACGAAGCAGCCGAACGCGGCCGGATTCTGCTGGGGCGGGTCGGTCTGTCAGACAAGCAGGATGCATATCCATCCCGTTTGTCTGGTGGACAGCAGCAGCGCGTAGCGATCGCCCGCGCGCTTGCCATGGAGCCTGAAGTGATGCTGTTTGACGAGCCTACCTCAGCCCTTGATCCCGAATTGGTGGGAGAAGTGCTTTCCGTTATGAAGGAGCTGGCTCAGGAAGGCATGACGATGCTGGTGGTCACGCATGAATTGAAGTTTGCCCGGAATGTGGCGAACAAAATCGTCTTTATGGCAGATGGATCGATTGTAGAAGAGGCAAGTCCGCAGGCTTTTTTTGAACACCCAACTCAGGAGCGGACACGTCGTTTCTTGCAACAAATTACTGAATTCTAA
- the gpmA gene encoding 2,3-diphosphoglycerate-dependent phosphoglycerate mutase produces MYRVVLIRHGQSMWNVENRFTGWTDVDLTTDGYGEARKAGKILKEQGFDFDYAYASVLKRSIRTLDIALDEMDRMWIPITKTWKLNERHYGALQGLNKQQTALKYGEEQVKEWRRSVSVSPPALDETDDRYVQDQDKYQRLGCTIPRTENLMDTSKRVLEYWNAEIKPVVSAGKRVLISAHGNTLRSLVMHLDQMSEADVMALNIPTGIPLVYELDEDLHPIGHFYLTADGSTYKHEEMTHVAPPSD; encoded by the coding sequence ATGTACAGAGTCGTATTAATTCGCCATGGACAGAGTATGTGGAATGTGGAGAACCGTTTTACCGGTTGGACGGATGTGGATCTGACGACCGATGGATACGGAGAAGCGCGTAAAGCGGGAAAGATTCTGAAGGAACAGGGTTTTGATTTTGACTACGCTTATGCTTCGGTGCTCAAACGCTCCATTCGAACACTGGATATTGCACTTGATGAGATGGACCGGATGTGGATTCCGATCACAAAGACGTGGAAGCTGAACGAACGTCACTATGGAGCATTGCAAGGGTTGAACAAACAGCAGACTGCGCTGAAGTACGGCGAGGAGCAAGTCAAGGAGTGGAGACGCTCTGTGAGCGTATCTCCCCCGGCATTAGACGAGACGGATGATCGTTATGTTCAGGATCAGGACAAGTATCAACGGCTGGGCTGCACCATCCCGCGTACCGAGAATTTGATGGATACATCGAAGCGGGTGCTGGAGTATTGGAATGCAGAGATCAAACCGGTTGTGTCAGCGGGCAAAAGGGTACTGATCTCCGCGCACGGCAATACGCTCCGTTCACTAGTCATGCATCTGGACCAAATGTCCGAAGCAGACGTAATGGCGCTTAATATCCCGACAGGCATTCCGCTCGTCTATGAATTGGATGAAGATCTGCATCCGATCGGTCATTTTTACCTGACAGCGGATGGCTCGACATACAAACATGAAGAAATGACCCATGTCGCACCACCATCCGATTGA
- a CDS encoding MFS transporter, protein MSDKFSPRFPWLGLLALAMAGFIAIMTETLPAGLLPQIKEGLQVSEAGAGQLVTFYAVGSLIAAIPVAVLTRGWRRRPLLLLAIIGFLVFNTITALSSNYVLTLAARFFAGVAAGVSWGLIGSYALRMVPDHLKGRGMAVAMIGTPIALSFGVPAGTLLGSVMGWRSVFWLMSLLAFVLIFWVLWKVPDYPGQSAEQRISSIKVLLTPGVVPILVVVLAWMLAHNILYTYIAPFLADVGLESKVGLMLLVFGLMALVGIWITGILIDRWLRMLVLISLAGFALISLVLGLWSEHAAVVFTSVALWGLTFGGAATLLQTSLAQAAGEQGVDIVMPINTTVWNLAIAIGGLAGGVLLNQWGASSFTWAILLLSLVALFVALRAKAHGFRPARSS, encoded by the coding sequence ATGTCCGATAAATTTTCTCCCCGTTTCCCATGGTTGGGGCTGCTGGCCTTGGCTATGGCTGGTTTTATAGCCATTATGACTGAAACTCTTCCAGCAGGTTTGCTGCCGCAAATCAAGGAAGGGCTGCAGGTGTCTGAGGCAGGGGCAGGGCAGCTTGTCACATTTTATGCAGTGGGATCACTGATTGCCGCCATACCTGTGGCTGTGCTGACAAGGGGCTGGCGACGCCGCCCGCTTTTACTTCTAGCGATTATCGGTTTTCTGGTCTTTAACACCATTACAGCCCTCTCGTCCAACTATGTACTGACACTTGCTGCACGATTTTTTGCTGGTGTTGCAGCGGGTGTTTCCTGGGGACTGATCGGCAGTTATGCACTAAGGATGGTACCAGATCATCTCAAGGGAAGGGGAATGGCTGTCGCGATGATTGGAACACCGATTGCTTTATCATTCGGTGTTCCAGCAGGTACGCTGCTGGGTTCAGTTATGGGCTGGCGATCAGTATTCTGGCTCATGTCATTGCTGGCGTTTGTACTGATTTTCTGGGTACTCTGGAAAGTACCTGATTATCCGGGACAATCTGCTGAACAACGAATCTCTTCAATAAAGGTGCTGCTGACCCCTGGTGTAGTTCCCATTCTGGTTGTCGTTCTGGCCTGGATGCTGGCTCATAATATTTTGTACACCTATATTGCCCCTTTCCTCGCCGATGTCGGTCTGGAATCAAAGGTTGGACTCATGTTACTTGTGTTTGGCCTGATGGCATTGGTGGGCATCTGGATTACAGGTATTCTTATTGATCGGTGGTTACGTATGCTGGTTCTCATCAGTCTTGCGGGCTTTGCCCTGATCTCTCTGGTTTTGGGACTTTGGAGTGAGCACGCTGCTGTAGTCTTTACTTCTGTTGCGCTGTGGGGGCTGACCTTTGGTGGTGCGGCTACACTGTTGCAGACCTCACTTGCCCAAGCTGCCGGAGAGCAGGGAGTGGATATCGTTATGCCGATCAATACAACTGTGTGGAATCTCGCAATTGCCATTGGCGGATTGGCGGGAGGCGTCCTTCTGAATCAATGGGGGGCCTCTTCCTTTACCTGGGCCATCCTGCTTCTATCGCTTGTTGCTTTGTTTGTTGCATTGCGCGCCAAAGCCCATGGATTCCGCCCAGCACGCAGTAGCTAA
- a CDS encoding amino acid ABC transporter permease: MELVFENIPFFLKGAYYTLYVTVISMFFAFIIGVLVAIARLKGPMWLRLIARFYVSIMRGTPLLVQLFVIYYGLVDYGVTLGSLTAACLGLSLNAGAFLSETFRGAIQAVPKGQTEAAYATGMTPAQTMRRIIFPQAVRIAIPPMGNTFIGMLKETSLVAALGVTELLRSAQLLVAQYYVNMPFYLAIGVIYWIMSIGFSAILEQVERRLARAY, from the coding sequence ATGGAACTGGTATTTGAGAATATCCCCTTCTTTCTGAAGGGGGCCTATTATACGCTGTATGTCACGGTGATCTCCATGTTTTTTGCCTTTATCATCGGTGTGCTCGTCGCCATCGCACGGCTGAAAGGTCCGATGTGGCTAAGGCTGATCGCCAGATTCTATGTATCCATCATGCGGGGAACCCCGCTGCTGGTGCAATTATTTGTTATTTATTACGGGTTGGTCGATTATGGTGTAACTTTGGGTTCGCTCACGGCAGCCTGTCTCGGGCTTAGTCTCAATGCAGGTGCATTTTTGTCCGAGACGTTCCGTGGAGCGATTCAGGCTGTGCCGAAGGGGCAGACAGAGGCGGCATATGCTACAGGTATGACACCGGCTCAGACCATGAGAAGAATTATATTCCCTCAAGCGGTGCGTATTGCGATCCCGCCGATGGGGAACACGTTTATTGGGATGCTGAAAGAAACATCACTTGTGGCGGCTCTCGGGGTTACAGAGCTACTTCGCTCGGCACAGCTCCTGGTCGCGCAATATTACGTGAATATGCCGTTTTATTTGGCAATCGGTGTGATCTACTGGATCATGAGTATCGGCTTCTCGGCCATTCTGGAACAAGTGGAGCGCCGGCTGGCCCGGGCTTACTGA
- a CDS encoding undecaprenyl-diphosphate phosphatase, whose amino-acid sequence MGIIEGLTEFLPVSSTGHMILTAHLLGLSEDNESVKTFEVVVQLGAVLAVVVLYWNKFIDMFRFTGGKRSYTSRLNLMHIFLAMVPAVVIGLVFRDWIKEHLFGAQTVLYSLVIGGILMIVAERWSHRSERITTHDVDDITYKQAFVVGLFQILALWPGFSRSGSTISGGLFAGVSRVAAAEFTFLVSVPIMIGATGYDLYKSIDHLNTSDFPIFAIGFIAAFIVAMLAIKTFLSILKKLSLTVFAVYRFVLAAVFFIILMM is encoded by the coding sequence ATGGGCATCATCGAAGGTTTGACTGAGTTTTTGCCCGTGTCCTCGACAGGACACATGATTCTGACCGCCCACTTGCTGGGATTATCGGAGGACAACGAGTCAGTCAAAACGTTTGAGGTGGTCGTGCAGCTCGGAGCAGTACTTGCTGTGGTTGTGCTGTACTGGAACAAATTCATTGACATGTTCCGTTTCACTGGTGGCAAAAGGAGCTACACCTCCCGTCTGAACCTCATGCATATCTTTTTGGCGATGGTTCCAGCCGTTGTCATTGGACTTGTATTCCGGGACTGGATTAAGGAACATCTATTTGGAGCACAAACGGTGCTGTACAGTCTTGTTATTGGTGGTATTCTGATGATTGTCGCTGAACGATGGAGCCACCGCAGCGAGCGCATTACAACCCATGATGTAGACGATATTACGTATAAACAGGCATTTGTGGTGGGGCTTTTTCAGATTCTCGCATTATGGCCAGGCTTCTCCCGTTCCGGTTCAACGATCTCTGGTGGATTATTCGCAGGGGTAAGCCGAGTTGCTGCAGCTGAATTTACGTTTCTTGTATCCGTGCCGATTATGATTGGAGCCACAGGGTATGATCTATACAAAAGCATTGATCATCTGAATACGAGCGATTTCCCGATCTTTGCGATTGGTTTCATTGCCGCTTTTATTGTAGCTATGCTTGCCATTAAGACGTTCCTGTCCATTTTGAAAAAACTGAGTCTGACCGTCTTTGCAGTGTATCGCTTTGTGCTGGCAGCTGTATTCTTTATCATTTTAATGATGTAA
- a CDS encoding substrate-binding periplasmic protein yields MKSRKGWTLTALLLMTVLVLSACGSKATDNGSSNGAQANNELEQIKSAGVIKVGMMGTYAPYNFLNDKKEMDGFDADIAREVAKRLGVKVEFVSQEFSGLIPSLQSKKIDAVISQMTITDERKQALDFSEGYITNQVKIIVKSDNNDITKLEDFKGKTIGVGLGTNDETYLRNEVLPKVGDFTIKTYDDVISSLKDLNAGRIDATINNMYALKPIVDANGFNIKAVGEPIKSDQAGIAVRKDNPELVAALNDALKGMKDDGTYNTIFKKWFGEEPAQ; encoded by the coding sequence ATGAAATCCCGCAAAGGCTGGACTTTAACAGCCCTGCTGCTAATGACCGTGCTGGTGCTCAGCGCTTGTGGCAGTAAAGCTACGGACAATGGAAGCAGCAATGGAGCTCAGGCGAACAATGAACTGGAGCAGATCAAGTCTGCTGGCGTCATCAAAGTGGGCATGATGGGCACATACGCACCATATAACTTCCTGAACGATAAGAAAGAAATGGATGGCTTTGATGCGGATATCGCAAGAGAGGTTGCGAAGCGTCTTGGGGTTAAGGTTGAATTTGTTTCCCAGGAGTTCTCCGGCCTGATTCCAAGTCTGCAATCCAAGAAAATCGATGCCGTGATCAGCCAGATGACGATTACCGATGAGCGGAAGCAGGCGCTTGACTTTAGTGAAGGCTACATCACAAACCAAGTCAAAATTATTGTGAAAAGTGATAATAACGATATTACCAAGCTCGAAGATTTCAAAGGAAAAACGATTGGTGTAGGTCTTGGAACGAATGATGAGACGTACCTGCGTAATGAAGTGCTGCCGAAAGTAGGAGACTTCACCATTAAGACGTATGACGATGTCATCTCTTCACTCAAAGACCTGAATGCTGGGCGGATTGATGCCACAATCAACAACATGTACGCGCTGAAACCAATTGTAGATGCTAATGGCTTCAACATCAAAGCAGTAGGAGAACCAATTAAGAGTGACCAGGCAGGTATTGCCGTACGCAAAGACAATCCGGAACTTGTTGCCGCATTAAATGATGCCCTCAAAGGCATGAAGGATGACGGTACGTACAATACCATTTTCAAAAAATGGTTTGGTGAAGAGCCTGCGCAATAA
- a CDS encoding cation:proton antiporter has protein sequence MEFILVLALILIFTKLAGDLSVRLGQPSVLGKLIVGVILGPAMLGWVQPNDFIHYMAEIGVLLLMFIAGLETDLEQLKKNWKASFAVAVGGIILPFIGGYGAAAAFGMSQTHALFFGLLFCATSVSISVQTLKDMNQLSSREGTTILGAAVVDDVLVVVILAVMMSLLGTGATDTSISLLIGKKLLFFVVIIAASWFLVPRVMKWMAPLKVTETVITAGLIICFGFSYFAEWMGVAGIIGAFAAGIAISQTNFKHEVETKLEPIAYSIFVPVFFVSIGLNVTFEGVGSQIWFIVVISLIAIVTKLLGGGAGARLTGFDRSSSLAIGAGMISRGEVALIIASTGLASGLLDPEYFTSVVIMVIVTTLVTPPLLKITFARKKGETPVEKGIEESHLSG, from the coding sequence ATGGAATTTATTTTGGTTCTTGCACTTATTCTGATTTTCACCAAGTTAGCTGGAGATTTATCAGTAAGACTTGGTCAACCTTCCGTATTGGGAAAATTAATTGTGGGTGTCATTCTGGGACCTGCTATGCTCGGTTGGGTTCAACCGAATGATTTCATCCATTATATGGCCGAAATTGGGGTATTACTGCTCATGTTCATTGCCGGACTTGAAACCGATCTGGAGCAGTTGAAGAAAAATTGGAAAGCTTCCTTTGCGGTTGCGGTGGGGGGTATCATTTTACCATTCATCGGAGGTTATGGAGCTGCAGCAGCGTTCGGCATGTCTCAGACACATGCTTTGTTCTTTGGACTGTTGTTCTGTGCCACTTCGGTCAGCATTTCGGTTCAAACGTTAAAAGACATGAACCAGCTCAGCTCTCGTGAGGGTACAACGATTCTTGGAGCAGCTGTCGTTGATGATGTCCTGGTCGTGGTCATCCTCGCTGTCATGATGAGTTTGCTCGGAACAGGTGCTACCGATACTTCAATCTCTTTGCTTATTGGTAAGAAGCTGCTATTCTTTGTTGTTATTATCGCTGCCAGTTGGTTCCTTGTTCCACGGGTCATGAAGTGGATGGCACCGCTGAAGGTCACGGAAACCGTTATTACAGCCGGATTAATCATCTGTTTTGGCTTTTCGTACTTTGCGGAATGGATGGGTGTTGCAGGCATTATCGGTGCATTTGCGGCGGGTATCGCCATCTCCCAAACCAACTTCAAACATGAAGTCGAAACGAAACTTGAGCCGATCGCCTACAGCATTTTTGTCCCTGTATTCTTTGTAAGTATTGGCTTAAACGTTACCTTTGAAGGTGTCGGTTCACAAATCTGGTTCATTGTTGTCATCAGTCTCATCGCCATTGTAACCAAGCTTCTGGGCGGCGGAGCAGGTGCGCGTTTGACCGGATTTGATCGCTCATCCTCCCTCGCCATCGGTGCAGGCATGATTTCACGAGGAGAAGTGGCTCTTATCATCGCCTCCACCGGACTCGCTTCCGGATTGCTCGACCCTGAGTATTTCACCAGTGTGGTCATCATGGTTATCGTTACAACGCTGGTTACACCACCTTTACTCAAAATCACCTTTGCACGCAAAAAAGGGGAGACCCCTGTTGAAAAAGGGATTGAGGAGTCCCATCTAAGCGGGTAA
- a CDS encoding TetR/AcrR family transcriptional regulator, translating to MSKNNHLEPGEERRDQIIRIAMERFATQGYHQTKISDIVREAGVAQGTFYWHFKSKEAIASEIVLTGREKLLEAIGQGYRKDAGSVEDMVRASERLFTDLFTFAADNRYFMELLLKGIVSEDSVRHLVEETRGAVEQAFRHNMERAIELGMLPKSMDVPLRAALLVSMIEGMITRWLFGSEKLHSEFSSMTATTLAAEAASFEFYGLLGT from the coding sequence ATGTCTAAAAACAATCATTTGGAACCCGGAGAAGAACGAAGGGACCAAATTATACGCATAGCAATGGAGCGTTTTGCGACTCAAGGCTACCATCAGACAAAAATTTCCGATATCGTCCGGGAAGCTGGAGTCGCGCAAGGCACTTTTTACTGGCACTTCAAAAGTAAGGAAGCCATTGCCTCGGAGATTGTGTTAACCGGCAGAGAGAAGCTGCTTGAAGCGATCGGGCAAGGCTACCGCAAGGATGCCGGGTCGGTTGAAGATATGGTAAGAGCTTCGGAACGATTGTTTACCGACTTGTTCACCTTTGCAGCGGACAATCGCTATTTTATGGAGTTGTTGCTTAAAGGCATCGTGTCGGAGGATTCGGTACGCCATCTGGTCGAAGAGACACGGGGGGCGGTAGAACAAGCATTTCGCCACAACATGGAGCGGGCCATTGAACTGGGCATGCTGCCAAAGTCAATGGATGTGCCGCTCCGCGCTGCGCTGCTGGTTAGCATGATTGAAGGCATGATTACGCGCTGGTTGTTTGGTTCGGAGAAATTGCACAGCGAGTTCTCATCGATGACCGCAACAACGCTCGCAGCGGAGGCGGCAAGCTTTGAGTTTTACGGACTGCTCGGCACATAA